A portion of the Etheostoma cragini isolate CJK2018 chromosome 13, CSU_Ecrag_1.0, whole genome shotgun sequence genome contains these proteins:
- the LOC117955713 gene encoding prenylcysteine oxidase-like codes for MSCSILPLIVVVLSARSAIGDPAGPADGDGAPPSKIAVVGAGIGGSATAHFLRQHFGPEVQVDVFEKGEVGGRLATVTVNHNDYESGGSIIHSLNLHMQEFVKQLGLKYRRSVAGKTAVFNGQDMILEETDWYLLDLFRLWWRYGISFIRLQMWVEEIMEKFMRIYKYQAHGYAFSSVEELLDSLGGSGFINMTQRPLCNSLLELGVSQRFIDEVIEPIMRVNYGQNVSIPAFVGAVSLAGAQNNLWAVEGGNKLVCSGLLKMANANLLQAQVNSISPVYSGDEPQYQLSFTTASETRSELYDIVVLATPLQASVRSGVQFQGFTPPFDELPGNYHSTVATIVHGYLNTSFFGFPDPRLFPFASVLTTETPDLFFNSVASVCPVNISTGFRRKQPQEAGVYKVFSQQPLEKTHLKTLFRSYYSVQVTEWQAYPCYGSSQGLPPVELHPNLYYLNGIEWAGSAMEMSSVAAKNIALLAYHRWNRQTDMVDQKDLMHRIKTEL; via the exons CGACGGAGCTCCGCCTTCTAAAATAG CGGTGGTCGGGGCGGGGATAGGAGGCAGTGCCACCGCCCATTTCTTGCGGCAGCACTTTGGCCCTGAGGTCCAGGTGGATGTGTTTGAGAAGGGGGAGGTCGGAGGCCGTCTCGCCACTGTAACCGTCAATCACAACGACTACGAGTCTGGAGGTTCTATCATTCACTCCCTCAACCTACACATGCAAGAGTTTGTCAAACAGCTAg GTTTAAAGTATCGCCGCAGCGTGGCGGGAAAGACAGCGGTGTTTAACGGCCAGGACATGATTTTGGAGGAGACAGACTGGTACCTGCTGGACCTTTTCCGGCTGTGGTGGCGCTACGGCATCAGCTTCATACGCCTGCAGATGTGGGTGGAAGAAATTATGGAGAAATTCATGAG AATCTACAAGTACCAGGCCCACGGCTACGCCTTCAGCTCAGTGGAGGAACTACTAGACTCTCTCGGTGGAAGTGGCTTCATCAACATGACCCAGAGGCCGCTCTGTAATTCGCTGCTGGAGCTCGGTGTGTCGCAGCGTTTCATCGACGAGGTCATTGAGCCCATCATGAGGGTCAACTACGGACAGAACGTCAGCATCCCCGCCTTTGTAG GCGCTGTTTCGTTAGCTGGGGCCCAGAACAACCTGTGGGCGGTGGAAGGAGGCAACAAGCTGGTGTGTTCTGGCCTGCTGAAGATGGCCAACGCCAACCTGCTGCAAGCACAAGTCAACTCCATCTCACCCGTCTACTCTG GGGACGAGCCCCAGTACCAGCTGAGCTTCACTACGGCATCAGAGACCAGATCAGAGCTGTATGACATTGTAGTGTTGGCGACGCCCCTCCAGGCCAGTGTCAGGTCTGGAGTCCAGTTCCAAGGTTTCACTCCTCCCTTTGACGAGCTCCCCGGCAACTATCACAGCACTGTGGCAACAATTGTCCACGGTTACCTCAACACTTCTTTCTTTGGTTTCCCGGACCCTCGCCTCTTCCCCTTTGCCAGTGTTTTGACAACTGAGACGCCTGATCTGTTTTTCAACAGCGTGGCAAGCGTTTGTCCCGTCAACATCTCGACAGGCTTTCGACGTAAGCAGCCACAAGAGGCCGGGGTCTATAAAGTGTTCTCGCAACAACCTCTGGAAAAGACTCATCTCAAAACACTGTTCAG GTCGTACTACTCAGTTCAGGTGACAGAGTGGCAGGCCTACCCTTGTTACGGCAGCAGCCAGGGACTGCCACCTGTGGAGCTCCACCCCAATCTCTACTACCTCAATGGCATTGAGTGGGCCGGCAGCGCCATGGAGATGAGCTCAGTGGCGGCCAAGAACATCGCCCTGCTGGCTTACCACCGCTGGAACAGACAGACGGACATGGTGGACCAGAAAGATCTTATGCACAGAATCAAGACTGAACTTTGA